One segment of Acidianus sp. HS-5 DNA contains the following:
- a CDS encoding glycosyltransferase, with amino-acid sequence MKRIESLWIPDKVEKIWLITFELSKIASMGGLGTAVYNLGKELASMGKQVTVIMPSHRRHMNDYYRGLLKLRDSGIGIYGARKGMNGAYYPYKLGFEIGELDGMKIMLAKGLDYDTGRLMDSWGIYDYAMEKSALLARAVEGLIQNIGLDDVPSIIHVNDWHSVLAGVKAKLMFEQRRVIVPLMYTIHLLNKVGAPWHYASPDWGGLEDYYHYIWMVAKHIAYKTSVLWDYCEGKIERFGAYESDIIATVSKNYLNYDVFPFIGNFMENKSCVTYNGTDWKLNEASALSIKYFGTADRKIARKSAYKLISIQKAIPEDYTSGNMLWNNRYRIGIKDDWSTEELQDGPLVLFTGRIVYQKGIDLLLRAFKDVVSEIWNARLIVLGVPAGDYGLLQDIIDRSAEIRNNVRLLISHNINPEIYKVMHYVSSVFVVPSRWEPFGINAIEAMAVGTPVIAYSVGGLSESILDLRWNKDGTGFLVEPESISSLATAIKTAVHLSLADENEDRSYLNRSYIYKTDDVHTWSVVRENSVKRVEDNFRWNKIASSVLNCYEKSLLMAKYRALAYM; translated from the coding sequence ATGAAAAGGATTGAATCTCTATGGATTCCAGATAAAGTTGAAAAAATATGGTTGATTACCTTTGAATTATCTAAAATAGCTAGCATGGGTGGCTTGGGTACTGCAGTATATAATTTAGGTAAGGAATTAGCTTCGATGGGCAAGCAAGTTACTGTAATAATGCCCAGTCACAGGAGGCATATGAACGATTATTATAGGGGTTTACTGAAACTTAGAGATTCTGGAATAGGAATTTACGGTGCTAGGAAAGGAATGAACGGAGCTTACTATCCATACAAGTTAGGATTTGAAATAGGAGAGTTGGATGGAATGAAGATAATGCTAGCTAAGGGCTTAGATTACGACACTGGCAGATTGATGGATTCTTGGGGAATATATGATTACGCAATGGAAAAATCAGCACTTTTAGCTAGGGCTGTCGAAGGCTTGATTCAAAATATAGGCTTAGACGATGTACCTTCTATAATTCACGTCAATGATTGGCATTCAGTTTTAGCAGGAGTAAAGGCAAAATTAATGTTTGAACAGAGGAGAGTTATAGTACCTTTAATGTACACAATTCATTTGCTAAATAAAGTTGGAGCTCCCTGGCATTATGCGTCTCCCGATTGGGGAGGCTTGGAGGATTACTATCATTATATTTGGATGGTTGCAAAGCATATAGCGTATAAAACTAGCGTTTTGTGGGACTACTGTGAAGGCAAAATAGAAAGGTTCGGAGCTTATGAGTCTGACATAATAGCTACAGTCAGTAAGAATTACCTTAATTACGATGTCTTTCCTTTTATAGGAAACTTCATGGAGAACAAAAGTTGCGTTACTTACAACGGTACAGATTGGAAACTAAATGAGGCTAGCGCACTTTCTATAAAGTACTTTGGCACTGCAGATAGGAAAATTGCTAGAAAGTCAGCATATAAGCTAATTTCAATCCAAAAGGCAATTCCTGAGGATTATACGTCTGGAAATATGCTATGGAATAATAGGTATAGAATAGGCATAAAAGATGACTGGTCTACTGAAGAACTTCAAGACGGTCCTTTAGTCCTTTTTACTGGGAGAATAGTTTACCAGAAAGGAATAGACTTGCTCCTTAGAGCTTTTAAAGACGTTGTTAGCGAAATTTGGAATGCAAGGCTGATAGTTTTAGGAGTACCAGCAGGGGATTACGGTCTATTACAAGATATAATAGACAGATCTGCGGAAATTAGAAATAACGTTAGACTCTTAATTTCTCACAACATTAATCCCGAAATATATAAAGTAATGCATTACGTTTCTTCAGTGTTTGTAGTTCCATCAAGATGGGAGCCTTTTGGTATTAATGCAATAGAAGCGATGGCCGTGGGGACTCCAGTAATAGCTTATTCCGTAGGCGGATTAAGTGAGTCAATTTTAGATTTAAGGTGGAATAAGGACGGAACGGGATTCCTAGTTGAGCCGGAAAGTATCTCATCATTAGCTACAGCAATTAAGACCGCAGTTCACTTATCCTTAGCTGACGAGAATGAAGATAGGAGTTATCTTAACAGGAGCTATATTTATAAGACCGACGACGTACATACTTGGTCCGTAGTTAGAGAGAATTCTGTTAAAAGAGTTGAGGATAACTTTAGGTGGAATAAGATAGCAAGTTCAGTACTTAATTGTTATGAGAAAAGCTTACTTATGGCAAAATACAGAGCTTTGGCGTATATGTAA
- a CDS encoding glycoside hydrolase family 57 protein — translation MVDKIILGFEVHQPFRIRKDAFWNPRFKGNTIERFFDMESNKEIFERVKRKCYIPATKIILEEIENAEDEGREVKFFFSLSGTFIEQAEKWGKDVLELFQVLSSTKKVEFLGQTYYHSVTSLWEDKTEWKEQVKEQKEIIKEYFKQEPQVFENTELLTNPQILDMVQEAGYKGIMMEGKDSILKGKSPNFVYKRNGLTIFFRNYRLSDDIAFRFSSRNWDQYPLTADKFANWVKDSPGQAITIFVDYETFGEHHWPESGILDFLRWLPRELNKRGVKFTLPRELLNDSYYDIDIQGTSSWADINKDESSWLGNIMQWAYDEAVRRSEMPSKELEGDYLKAWKYFTTSDNYYYLFIGGGGPAEVHNYFNAYSTPIDAFINEFYAINTFLREELHKLGVNNEPFFFVKNGRRSSVAWDKKEFEEIIKRDESLKDHLKYLKEWLGNEKD, via the coding sequence ATGGTAGACAAAATAATACTCGGCTTTGAGGTTCATCAGCCTTTTAGAATTAGAAAAGACGCCTTCTGGAATCCTAGATTTAAAGGGAATACCATAGAGCGATTCTTTGATATGGAATCAAATAAGGAGATATTCGAGCGAGTTAAAAGGAAGTGCTACATTCCTGCAACTAAAATTATCTTAGAAGAAATTGAGAACGCGGAAGATGAAGGTAGGGAAGTGAAGTTCTTCTTTTCCCTTTCAGGAACGTTTATAGAGCAGGCTGAAAAGTGGGGTAAGGATGTTTTAGAACTTTTTCAAGTCCTTTCATCAACAAAAAAAGTAGAATTTTTAGGTCAAACCTATTATCATTCCGTTACCTCATTGTGGGAAGATAAAACTGAGTGGAAGGAACAAGTTAAAGAGCAAAAGGAGATAATAAAGGAATATTTTAAACAGGAACCACAAGTTTTTGAAAATACGGAACTTTTAACTAATCCTCAAATTTTAGACATGGTTCAGGAAGCAGGTTACAAAGGAATAATGATGGAAGGCAAAGATAGTATTTTGAAGGGCAAAAGCCCTAATTTTGTATATAAAAGAAATGGCCTTACAATCTTCTTTAGAAATTACAGGTTAAGTGATGATATAGCATTTAGATTTTCTTCTAGAAATTGGGATCAATATCCTTTAACTGCTGATAAATTTGCAAATTGGGTTAAAGATTCTCCTGGGCAGGCAATTACAATATTTGTAGATTACGAAACCTTTGGAGAACACCATTGGCCTGAGTCTGGAATTTTAGATTTCCTAAGATGGTTACCAAGGGAATTAAATAAAAGAGGTGTAAAGTTTACATTACCAAGGGAATTATTAAATGACTCTTATTACGATATTGATATACAAGGTACTTCATCATGGGCTGACATAAATAAGGATGAAAGTAGTTGGTTAGGAAATATAATGCAATGGGCGTATGATGAGGCAGTAAGGAGAAGTGAAATGCCTTCAAAGGAATTAGAGGGAGATTACTTGAAAGCTTGGAAGTATTTTACTACTAGTGATAATTATTATTACTTATTTATAGGGGGAGGAGGGCCTGCGGAGGTCCACAATTACTTTAATGCGTATTCAACTCCTATAGATGCGTTTATAAATGAATTTTATGCAATAAATACTTTCCTTAGAGAGGAACTTCATAAACTTGGAGTAAATAATGAGCCTTTCTTCTTCGTTAAGAATGGAAGAAGAAGTTCAGTAGCATGGGATAAAAAGGAATTTGAAGAGATAATCAAAAGGGATGAGAGTTTGAAAGACCATTTAAAGTATCTAAAGGAGTGGTTGGGAAATGAAAAGGATTGA
- a CDS encoding NDP-sugar synthase has product MEWKIEDIKVIIPIGGEATRLRPLTIETSKATVRLLNRPLIEFSIYELAKQGVKEFIFGVRGYINYRSLFDSFREGIGFSARYKIKPRIHFKYQPRVDSIGNADSVKINMEYYRINDITLIIQGDNIFRLDVKKLINYHLDKKAMMTIVLKKWDSVEEFGVADIDKDLRIKRFVEKPKKEEAPSNLINTGIYVLSPEIRKVFESDEVVKMREEGKMDFGKDIIPYLINHGYPVYGYVMEDIWFDVGTPDRYLDAMQTLLSTLPDSEIGGKRIDEDKRIFVQGTSPDSIRRRNIIISKYKKGKIKVEGNTLIGRHCQIGNAIYIENSVIDNFTIVKNNAKIVKSSIMDRVYLGNDVEIQNSIIGRHVEIRDGAKIINSVIADDVTIGENSEIVNSRIYPHRVINSGSKLHDTILT; this is encoded by the coding sequence ATGGAATGGAAGATTGAAGATATTAAAGTTATTATTCCAATAGGCGGTGAAGCTACAAGATTAAGACCTTTAACCATAGAAACTTCTAAGGCAACAGTAAGACTACTTAACAGGCCTTTAATAGAATTTTCCATCTATGAATTAGCAAAACAAGGAGTAAAAGAATTCATATTCGGAGTAAGAGGATACATAAATTATAGATCTCTCTTTGACTCATTCAGGGAAGGAATTGGCTTTTCAGCAAGGTATAAAATAAAACCTAGAATACACTTTAAATATCAACCTAGAGTTGACAGTATTGGAAATGCAGATAGTGTTAAAATTAATATGGAATACTATAGAATAAATGATATTACTCTAATAATTCAAGGGGACAATATTTTTAGATTAGATGTAAAAAAATTGATCAACTATCATTTAGATAAAAAGGCAATGATGACTATAGTGCTGAAGAAATGGGATAGTGTAGAAGAGTTTGGAGTAGCAGATATAGATAAAGACTTAAGAATAAAAAGGTTTGTTGAGAAACCAAAGAAGGAAGAGGCTCCCTCAAATCTTATCAACACAGGAATTTATGTTCTATCCCCTGAAATTAGAAAGGTATTTGAAAGCGATGAAGTTGTAAAAATGAGAGAAGAAGGGAAAATGGACTTTGGAAAAGATATCATACCTTACCTGATAAACCACGGCTATCCAGTTTACGGCTATGTAATGGAGGATATTTGGTTTGATGTAGGCACTCCAGACAGATATTTAGATGCTATGCAGACTTTACTTTCAACGTTACCAGATTCAGAAATAGGAGGGAAAAGAATAGATGAAGATAAAAGGATCTTTGTCCAAGGAACTTCTCCAGACTCAATAAGGAGAAGAAATATAATAATTTCAAAATATAAGAAAGGTAAAATAAAAGTTGAAGGAAACACCTTAATAGGTAGGCATTGCCAAATAGGTAATGCTATATATATAGAGAACTCCGTAATAGATAATTTTACAATCGTCAAAAATAATGCAAAAATTGTAAAAAGCTCAATAATGGATAGAGTTTACTTAGGAAATGATGTTGAAATACAGAATTCAATAATCGGTAGGCATGTAGAAATTAGGGATGGAGCTAAGATAATAAACAGTGTAATAGCTGATGATGTAACTATTGGAGAGAATTCAGAGATTGTAAATTCAAGAATTTACCCCCACAGAGTTATAAACTCCGGAAGTAAGCTTCATGATACAATACTAACGTGA
- a CDS encoding glycoside hydrolase family 15 protein: MRYASIGNGRILVNLDEFGRIVDFYFPYIGMENQTSGNSIRYAFWVDNKVILDTDLTTSLSYLDDSNIIQIESKKDWLSLSSFAFIDPDSPTYYLIMKILNNSGENKRIKIFFTHDFNIYSNPFGDTALFDPYTSSIIHYKSKRYLGIKLLSSGSFDVEYNTTKGNPLDDVYDGKLDQNPIAHGNVQSSIGMEIKVNSSSSAKIYYVITADRNLDDLRRKLTKLNTAEIESNFVSTYMFWKSWVNKESKERTSLNKLYNISLFVIKNHMDINGSFIASSDFSFVNLYGDSYQYCWPRDCAYSAYALDVSGYGELAVRHFNFIKDLVSSEGFLYHKYNPNKSLASSWHPWIYRGKGIYPIQEDETALEIWAIGSHYERYRDLDELIEIYKKFVKPGLQFVMDFMEDGLPKYSFDLWEERYGIHIYTVATVYGALTKGSILAEGMGDETLAEDSIEVAKTLKDEVKKRMAYNGRFIRRIDENGNKDLTIDASMYAPYFFGMFNPADELVQNTMESISQKLNVNDGIIRYENDYYQRRKQLPNPWIITTLWLAEYYTNIGKMSEAEKLINWVVNRATKSGLLPEQVDPETFESVSVIPLVWSHAEYIIALNKYESIKKKEYDKP; the protein is encoded by the coding sequence ATGAGATATGCAAGCATAGGCAATGGAAGAATATTGGTAAACCTTGATGAATTTGGAAGGATAGTTGATTTTTATTTCCCATATATAGGGATGGAAAATCAAACTTCTGGAAATTCAATTAGATACGCTTTTTGGGTAGACAATAAAGTAATCCTTGACACGGATTTAACTACATCATTAAGTTACTTGGATGATAGTAACATAATACAAATAGAATCAAAAAAGGATTGGCTAAGCCTCTCATCCTTTGCCTTCATAGATCCCGATTCTCCTACATATTACTTAATAATGAAAATTTTAAATAATAGTGGAGAAAATAAGAGAATAAAGATATTTTTTACTCATGATTTTAATATATATTCTAACCCTTTTGGAGATACTGCATTATTTGATCCATACACTTCATCTATTATACATTACAAATCTAAAAGATATTTAGGAATAAAATTACTTTCATCAGGTTCATTTGATGTGGAGTATAATACTACGAAAGGAAACCCTTTAGATGATGTTTATGATGGAAAACTAGATCAAAATCCTATAGCCCACGGTAATGTACAGTCTTCTATAGGGATGGAGATAAAGGTTAATTCTTCATCATCAGCAAAAATATACTATGTAATAACTGCAGATAGAAACCTTGACGACTTAAGAAGAAAGCTTACTAAACTAAATACAGCAGAAATAGAATCCAACTTCGTTTCAACTTACATGTTTTGGAAGAGCTGGGTTAATAAGGAGAGCAAAGAAAGAACTTCCTTAAATAAGTTGTATAATATAAGTCTTTTTGTCATAAAGAATCACATGGATATAAATGGTTCATTCATTGCTTCCTCAGACTTTTCGTTCGTTAATCTGTACGGAGATTCATACCAATACTGTTGGCCAAGAGATTGTGCATACTCTGCATATGCATTAGATGTTTCAGGATACGGAGAGTTGGCAGTTAGGCATTTTAATTTTATAAAAGATTTAGTAAGCTCAGAAGGATTCCTTTACCACAAGTATAATCCTAATAAAAGCTTGGCAAGCTCTTGGCATCCTTGGATATATAGAGGAAAAGGAATTTACCCGATACAAGAAGATGAAACTGCACTGGAAATTTGGGCAATAGGAAGTCACTACGAGAGATATAGGGATTTAGATGAATTAATCGAAATATATAAAAAATTTGTAAAGCCTGGTCTTCAATTCGTTATGGATTTCATGGAAGACGGCTTACCAAAGTATTCCTTTGACTTGTGGGAAGAGAGGTACGGAATACACATTTACACTGTAGCTACAGTATATGGAGCTCTAACAAAAGGCTCCATATTAGCTGAAGGAATGGGAGATGAAACCTTAGCGGAGGATTCTATAGAAGTAGCAAAAACATTAAAGGATGAAGTCAAAAAACGCATGGCTTACAACGGTAGATTTATTAGAAGAATAGATGAAAACGGAAACAAAGATCTGACAATAGATGCTAGTATGTATGCTCCTTACTTCTTTGGAATGTTTAATCCTGCAGACGAACTAGTCCAAAATACTATGGAATCAATATCCCAAAAATTAAATGTAAATGATGGAATAATAAGATACGAAAATGACTATTATCAACGCAGGAAACAATTACCTAATCCTTGGATAATAACTACATTATGGTTGGCAGAATATTATACAAATATAGGTAAAATGTCTGAAGCTGAAAAACTAATAAATTGGGTTGTTAATAGAGCCACAAAATCAGGACTTCTACCGGAACAAGTAGATCCAGAGACATTCGAGTCGGTCTCAGTAATTCCACTAGTGTGGTCACATGCTGAGTATATAATTGCTTTAAATAAATATGAAAGCATAAAGAAGAAAGAGTATGATAAACCCTGA
- a CDS encoding amylo-alpha-1,6-glucosidase → MINPEECEDREWIIPTDTGGYVSSTICGINARTYHGYLIVPENPPHFRHLILSKFEDFFIQNGIDYPMSTNRYNFQVYYPEGYKFLNRFIQGSNFVIWEYNFENSLVRKTLVVNKGTNSVTITYESDKGIFRICPLITYRSHHVALKERPGFFDFQTKGNTITIILNDNKILNFKIEGDFSIENTGYWYYNFFYKLDYERGSNYLEDLYNPFCITSKNKEISITAYVDNYVKSTKIHLKKDVLQLLSSAGRDFVVRGKEGWAIIAGYHWFDEWGRDSFISLEGLVLLNGEYNTAKDIISRYLDFEEKGFIPNGFLHNGEPIYRGVDVSLWAINAIYKYYMYSRDLEFIKKIFPKLTEITNWYWKGNGIVETINGLLFHTGAPRTWMDAEFDTTVVTPREGAAVEINALWYNALKIMDFFSKELKINSDEFEIKAEKVKAQFMEKFASPWGLYDYLNPDLTPDNSIRPNQIFAFSLPFNIVNENIGRKIVDTIEKELLRPYGLSTLSKNDKRYIPFYRGDRRKRDLAYHNGPIWPWLIGAYIDAKIKLEKDNVIEVKKLINYLQPLINIAIGNNGFIPEIFEDIPPYKWGGCIAQAWSVAEVFRSLNNIISS, encoded by the coding sequence ATGATAAACCCTGAGGAATGTGAAGACAGAGAATGGATAATACCTACTGACACTGGCGGCTATGTTTCATCAACTATTTGCGGTATAAACGCAAGAACTTACCACGGGTATTTAATTGTACCTGAAAATCCGCCCCATTTTAGACATTTAATTCTTTCAAAATTTGAAGATTTCTTTATTCAAAACGGCATAGATTATCCCATGTCCACAAATAGGTATAATTTCCAGGTTTACTACCCTGAAGGGTATAAGTTTCTCAATAGATTTATTCAAGGTTCAAATTTCGTAATTTGGGAATATAACTTTGAAAATTCTTTAGTCAGAAAAACGCTAGTTGTTAATAAAGGAACAAACTCCGTAACAATAACTTATGAAAGCGATAAGGGAATATTCAGAATCTGCCCATTGATAACATATAGAAGTCATCATGTAGCTCTGAAAGAAAGACCAGGGTTCTTTGACTTCCAAACTAAAGGAAATACAATTACTATAATACTTAATGATAATAAAATACTCAATTTTAAAATAGAAGGAGACTTTAGCATAGAGAACACGGGTTACTGGTATTATAACTTCTTTTATAAACTGGATTACGAGAGGGGCTCTAATTACCTTGAAGATTTATACAATCCCTTCTGCATAACTAGTAAAAATAAAGAAATTAGCATAACAGCTTACGTAGATAACTACGTAAAATCAACTAAAATCCATCTAAAGAAAGACGTACTTCAACTTCTGTCCTCTGCAGGAAGAGATTTCGTTGTAAGAGGAAAAGAAGGATGGGCAATAATAGCTGGCTATCATTGGTTTGATGAATGGGGAAGAGATTCATTCATATCATTAGAAGGGTTAGTTTTGCTTAACGGAGAATACAATACAGCTAAAGATATAATATCAAGGTATTTAGATTTTGAGGAAAAGGGGTTTATCCCAAACGGTTTCCTGCACAACGGAGAACCCATTTATAGAGGAGTCGACGTTTCCCTGTGGGCAATAAACGCGATTTATAAATATTATATGTATTCTAGAGACTTAGAATTCATAAAAAAGATCTTCCCAAAACTTACGGAAATTACTAATTGGTACTGGAAAGGTAACGGAATAGTGGAAACAATTAACGGTTTACTGTTTCACACTGGCGCGCCTAGAACATGGATGGATGCTGAATTCGACACTACTGTAGTAACTCCAAGAGAAGGGGCAGCAGTGGAAATCAACGCTTTATGGTATAACGCCTTAAAAATAATGGACTTCTTTTCTAAAGAATTGAAGATAAACTCAGATGAATTCGAAATAAAGGCAGAAAAGGTAAAAGCACAATTCATGGAGAAATTCGCATCTCCTTGGGGACTTTACGATTATTTAAATCCTGACCTAACTCCTGATAATTCAATAAGACCAAACCAGATTTTCGCTTTTTCTTTACCTTTTAACATAGTAAACGAAAACATAGGAAGAAAAATAGTTGATACAATAGAAAAGGAGCTCTTAAGGCCATACGGTTTAAGCACACTATCAAAAAACGATAAGAGGTATATTCCTTTTTATAGAGGAGATAGAAGAAAAAGAGATCTAGCTTACCATAACGGACCTATATGGCCCTGGTTAATAGGTGCATATATAGATGCAAAAATTAAACTGGAGAAGGACAACGTAATAGAAGTAAAAAAATTAATAAATTATCTACAACCTCTAATTAATATCGCAATAGGAAATAATGGATTTATTCCTGAAATATTTGAAGATATCCCTCCTTATAAATGGGGAGGATGCATAGCCCAAGCGTGGAGTGTAGCCGAAGTCTTCAGATCTTTAAATAACATTATATCTTCTTAA